The following proteins come from a genomic window of Synechococcus sp. BIOS-E4-1:
- a CDS encoding cupin domain-containing protein, with the protein MSDSQAPASENYWHLCTGADGISRQKRCTISQFTLGRLGERNSPQFSRGLMQDGNAFVTYLPVGWVGPWHENPEPKWIHVLRGAWSVTSMDGQTAVMKAGEYSYGGDQGCIITPDGLTGYLSAQVVDEPCMQLIIQRNDQGWRNLPPGSFD; encoded by the coding sequence ATGAGCGACTCTCAGGCACCCGCCTCTGAAAACTATTGGCATCTCTGTACGGGTGCCGATGGAATCAGCCGGCAAAAGCGTTGCACGATCAGTCAGTTCACTCTCGGTCGTCTGGGAGAACGCAATTCACCTCAGTTTTCAAGAGGTCTGATGCAGGATGGCAATGCCTTCGTCACCTATCTCCCTGTCGGCTGGGTGGGCCCTTGGCATGAGAATCCTGAACCGAAATGGATTCATGTGCTGCGTGGGGCCTGGTCAGTGACAAGCATGGATGGGCAGACTGCAGTGATGAAAGCTGGCGAATATTCCTACGGTGGTGATCAGGGGTGCATCATCACGCCGGATGGACTGACGGGATATCTCTCTGCTCAGGTTGTTGATGAGCCCTGCATGCAACTGATCATTCAACGGAATGATCAGGGCTGGAGAAATCTGCCTCCCGGATCATTTGATTGA
- the pyrC gene encoding dihydroorotase — MAEVPTSLVLRRPDDWHVHIRDGAMLRAVLPATARTFARAIVMPNLRPPVTSVDAAKAYRRRILEALPEGVSFEPLMTAYLTDDLDPDELARGFAQHVFRAAKLYPANATTNSAAGVSDLSRISAVLACMEAIDMPLLIHGEVTDPDVDVFDREALFIERHLKPLRQRHPRLRIVLEHITTEESAIYIRDAFQAGDDRIAATITPHHLHLNRNAMFMGGLRSDFYCLPVVKRECHRRALVKAATSGLPCFFLGTDSAPHPRSCKESACGCAGIFNALHALESYAAVFEQEGALDHLEGFASEHGPHFYGLPLNTETIRLVRREQQVPSRLIPPPSACLGEDPLPDREWPLLFHAGERLAWSIDLMGHPVGI, encoded by the coding sequence TTGGCGGAGGTTCCAACGTCCCTGGTGCTGCGCCGTCCGGATGACTGGCATGTGCACATCAGGGATGGAGCCATGCTTCGCGCTGTTCTGCCCGCCACAGCCAGAACCTTTGCCCGTGCCATCGTGATGCCCAATCTGCGCCCACCGGTCACGTCGGTGGATGCAGCCAAGGCCTATCGGCGCAGGATTCTTGAGGCCCTGCCTGAGGGCGTCAGCTTCGAGCCGCTGATGACGGCCTACCTCACCGATGATCTTGACCCCGATGAGCTGGCCAGGGGGTTTGCTCAGCACGTGTTCCGCGCGGCCAAGCTCTATCCCGCCAATGCAACCACCAATTCAGCAGCGGGTGTCAGTGATCTGTCCAGGATCTCCGCTGTGCTGGCCTGTATGGAGGCCATCGACATGCCCCTGCTGATCCATGGTGAGGTCACGGATCCGGATGTGGATGTCTTCGACCGTGAAGCCCTGTTCATCGAACGGCATCTGAAACCACTGCGCCAGCGCCATCCTCGCTTGCGCATCGTGCTGGAGCACATCACCACCGAGGAGTCGGCGATCTACATCCGAGATGCTTTTCAGGCTGGCGATGATCGCATTGCTGCCACAATCACGCCGCACCATCTGCACCTCAACCGCAACGCCATGTTCATGGGCGGGCTGCGCAGCGACTTCTACTGTCTACCGGTTGTGAAGCGGGAATGCCACCGAAGGGCATTGGTGAAGGCCGCGACCAGTGGTCTGCCCTGCTTCTTCCTCGGCACGGATTCCGCCCCCCACCCTCGCTCCTGCAAAGAGTCAGCCTGCGGTTGTGCAGGCATCTTCAATGCGCTTCATGCTTTGGAGAGTTACGCCGCTGTCTTTGAACAGGAAGGTGCTCTCGATCATCTTGAAGGTTTTGCCAGCGAGCATGGTCCGCACTTCTACGGCCTGCCTCTCAACACTGAAACCATCAGGCTCGTCCGGCGTGAGCAGCAGGTCCCCTCACGCTTGATTCCTCCACCATCTGCTTGTCTCGGGGAGGATCCTCTCCCGGACCGCGAATGGCCGCTGCTGTTCCATGCCGGAGAAAGACTTGCATGGTCGATTGATCTGATGGGGCATCCTGTCGGGATCTGA
- a CDS encoding SulP family inorganic anion transporter: protein MFLNHISTRNVRGDVFGGVTAAVVALPMALAFGVASGAGAAAGLWGAVIIGLVASLFGGTPTLISEPTGPMTVVFTAVILSFTSQIPDKGTALAMAFTVVVLAGVFQILFGFFRLGRYITMMPYTVISGFMSGIGVILVILQLAPFLGQSSPPGGVIGTLSALPQLISGIQPLELGLAVITLLILWFTPEQLKRFCPPQLLALVVGTVLSLTLFGDVELRRIPEFTAEFPSFNPPTFSGEQIRLMVVNGAVLGMLGCIDALLTSVVADSLTRTEHDSNKELIGQGLGNVMSGLFGGLPGAGATMGTVVNIQAGGRSALSGIVRALILMLVILLAAPLASQIPLAVLAGIALKVGFDIIDWSFLQRAHHLSIKAACITYGVIALTVLVDLIWAVFIGVFVANVLTIERMTALQSRGVKTISTTDDDVELPQDQQALLDQAAGRLLLFQLTGPMIFGVAKTISREHNAIEDCEAVLFDLTEVSHLGVTASLALENAIKEAVEVGRSVYLVVMNGSTRNRLEKLKLLELLPENHVSENREEILRRAVGELPVLQEV, encoded by the coding sequence ATGTTTCTGAATCACATCAGCACACGCAATGTCCGCGGGGATGTTTTCGGTGGTGTGACAGCAGCCGTCGTGGCCCTGCCGATGGCTCTTGCGTTTGGTGTGGCCTCCGGTGCCGGAGCCGCTGCAGGGCTGTGGGGTGCAGTGATCATCGGCCTGGTGGCATCACTCTTCGGTGGCACCCCCACACTGATCTCCGAGCCGACCGGTCCGATGACGGTGGTGTTCACCGCCGTCATTCTCAGTTTCACAAGCCAGATTCCCGACAAGGGCACTGCACTGGCGATGGCCTTCACCGTGGTGGTGCTGGCGGGCGTGTTCCAGATTCTGTTCGGGTTCTTCCGACTGGGCCGTTACATCACGATGATGCCTTACACAGTGATCTCGGGCTTCATGTCCGGGATCGGTGTGATTCTGGTCATCCTGCAGCTGGCGCCCTTCCTGGGACAAAGCAGTCCTCCCGGTGGTGTGATCGGGACTCTGAGTGCTCTGCCGCAACTGATCTCGGGTATTCAGCCGCTTGAGCTGGGACTGGCGGTGATCACCTTGCTGATCCTTTGGTTCACACCTGAGCAGTTGAAGCGGTTCTGTCCTCCACAATTGCTGGCTCTCGTTGTGGGGACCGTGTTGTCGCTCACCCTCTTCGGTGACGTTGAACTGCGCAGGATTCCCGAATTCACAGCCGAATTCCCCAGTTTCAATCCCCCGACCTTTTCAGGTGAGCAAATCCGCTTGATGGTGGTGAACGGTGCCGTCCTCGGCATGCTCGGTTGCATCGATGCCCTGCTCACGTCGGTGGTGGCTGACAGCCTGACTCGCACCGAGCACGATTCCAACAAGGAACTGATCGGCCAAGGCCTCGGCAATGTGATGTCAGGTCTGTTCGGTGGGTTGCCGGGAGCGGGAGCCACCATGGGCACCGTGGTCAATATTCAGGCTGGTGGTCGCTCGGCCCTGTCCGGCATCGTCCGTGCCCTGATTCTGATGCTGGTGATTCTGCTGGCAGCACCGCTGGCATCACAGATTCCCTTGGCGGTGCTGGCCGGAATCGCTCTAAAAGTGGGTTTCGACATCATCGACTGGAGCTTCCTTCAGCGCGCGCATCACCTGTCGATCAAAGCGGCATGCATCACCTATGGCGTGATTGCGCTCACAGTGCTGGTTGACCTGATCTGGGCGGTGTTTATTGGTGTGTTCGTGGCCAACGTGCTCACCATCGAGCGGATGACCGCCCTGCAGTCCAGGGGTGTGAAAACCATCAGCACCACAGACGATGATGTTGAACTTCCTCAGGATCAGCAAGCACTGCTGGATCAGGCGGCGGGACGTCTGCTGCTGTTCCAGCTCACCGGTCCGATGATCTTCGGCGTGGCCAAGACCATCAGCCGCGAACACAACGCCATCGAAGACTGTGAAGCTGTTCTGTTCGACCTCACAGAGGTTTCCCATCTTGGAGTCACTGCATCACTGGCACTGGAAAATGCCATCAAGGAAGCGGTTGAAGTGGGCCGGTCTGTCTACCTGGTGGTGATGAACGGTTCCACCCGCAATCGCCTGGAGAAGCTCAAGCTGCTTGAGCTTCTTCCCGAGAATCATGTGAGCGAGAATCGGGAGGAGATTCTGCGCCGTGCGGTGGGGGAGCTCCCCGTCCTTCAGGAGGTCTGA
- a CDS encoding calcium/sodium antiporter: MPDFLTSALEVLIGIGLLFAGGEVFVQGSVTLSLIFGIPQLVIGLTVVSFGTSAPELFVSISSVLRGLDSLAVSNVVGSNIFNVMVVLGSSAVVMPLRVESRLVRRDVPVMIAVSAAVWGMASAGRVTWQSGVALLLALLINSIWEIRTAREEPAGVEGAEPDVNPDQGKRGILKAVMSLLLGVLLLVVGSRVLVSGASGTAAYLGVSEAVIGLTIVSAGTSMPELITSLVAAIKGRTDLAIGNVVGSNLLNQLLVLGASALAAAGAGGLQVSPLLIQRDMPVMVLTALACLPIFWTKGQITRLEGGILLALYVFYVVDQVLPRTLPSWQDEFRLVMLCVVVPAVIVVIVVQAGLYWRELQRKRLKEPNEFS; this comes from the coding sequence ATGCCTGACTTTCTGACATCCGCCCTGGAGGTCCTCATCGGGATCGGCCTGTTGTTTGCAGGGGGCGAAGTCTTCGTGCAGGGGTCGGTGACGCTGTCGCTGATCTTCGGAATCCCCCAACTGGTGATCGGACTGACCGTGGTCTCGTTCGGAACCAGTGCTCCGGAGCTGTTCGTCAGCATCAGTTCCGTTCTGCGTGGCTTGGATTCCCTGGCCGTGAGCAACGTGGTGGGCAGCAACATCTTCAATGTGATGGTGGTGCTTGGCAGCAGTGCTGTGGTGATGCCACTGCGCGTCGAGAGCCGCCTCGTTCGCAGGGACGTTCCAGTGATGATCGCGGTCTCTGCGGCGGTCTGGGGCATGGCCTCGGCTGGGAGGGTGACCTGGCAGTCGGGTGTGGCACTGCTGCTCGCCCTGCTGATCAATTCAATCTGGGAAATTCGCACAGCCCGTGAAGAGCCAGCTGGTGTCGAAGGGGCCGAACCCGACGTGAATCCCGACCAGGGCAAGCGAGGCATTTTGAAAGCAGTGATGTCACTGCTGCTCGGCGTATTGCTTCTGGTTGTGGGATCGCGGGTTCTTGTCAGCGGAGCCAGCGGAACGGCTGCTTACCTGGGCGTAAGTGAAGCGGTGATCGGACTCACGATCGTGTCCGCCGGTACCTCGATGCCGGAACTGATCACCTCGCTTGTGGCTGCCATCAAGGGCCGAACCGATCTGGCGATTGGCAATGTTGTGGGAAGCAACCTGCTCAACCAGCTGCTCGTACTGGGTGCCAGTGCACTGGCAGCCGCTGGAGCCGGAGGTCTGCAGGTGAGTCCCCTGCTGATTCAACGCGACATGCCCGTGATGGTGCTGACCGCACTGGCCTGCCTGCCCATCTTCTGGACCAAAGGGCAGATCACCCGACTGGAGGGTGGAATCCTGCTGGCCCTTTACGTGTTCTATGTGGTGGATCAGGTGTTGCCACGCACGCTGCCCAGCTGGCAGGACGAATTCCGACTGGTGATGCTCTGCGTTGTGGTTCCGGCAGTGATTGTCGTGATTGTTGTTCAGGCTGGGCTGTACTGGCGAGAACTACAACGCAAGCGACTCAAAGAGCCCAATGAGTTCAGTTGA
- a CDS encoding DUF2231 domain-containing protein, with protein MLELLPPLNDKNLPWLDVIHPIVVHFVIAMALITVVFDLFGVITRKRNLFEVSFWNLVVATVSIFVAIIFGQIEAGLASPYGAARDILNYHSTIGWSLAGVLGLFTGCRYVVRQKDPTRLPAGFLVIDGVLATLVFCQVYLGDMLVWVYGLHTVPVVDAIRSGAVS; from the coding sequence ATGCTCGAGCTGCTTCCACCTCTCAACGATAAAAATCTGCCCTGGCTGGATGTCATCCATCCAATCGTCGTGCACTTCGTGATCGCGATGGCGCTGATCACAGTTGTGTTCGATTTATTTGGTGTGATTACACGTAAGCGCAACCTCTTCGAGGTGAGCTTTTGGAATCTGGTGGTGGCCACAGTTTCCATCTTCGTGGCCATCATCTTCGGTCAGATCGAAGCAGGTCTGGCCAGTCCCTACGGAGCAGCACGCGACATTCTCAACTACCACAGCACGATTGGGTGGTCACTCGCAGGTGTGCTCGGTCTGTTCACTGGATGTCGCTATGTCGTCCGACAGAAGGATCCCACTCGTCTGCCGGCAGGCTTTCTGGTCATTGATGGCGTGCTCGCGACGCTGGTGTTCTGCCAGGTTTACCTGGGCGACATGCTCGTTTGGGTCTACGGGCTTCACACCGTGCCGGTGGTCGACGCCATCCGCAGTGGAGCGGTGTCATGA
- a CDS encoding DUF2231 domain-containing protein: MNATSALPMMAIPSPINEIVDQLGANDLPYTIPIHPNLVHFTIGLFAIGIAFDFAGAFYPLEKRVFRFLALPVTRTGFHDVGWYNVLACSVITFFTVAAGFFEMLLAVPLPGIHSVIGQNAIDTMLWHAIGGVALLLIIVAMTIWRGYLRFVWRKDLGRQVTWLYLACGAVILLVMGVHGSLGAWLASEFGVHITADQLLAAGADLKEALP; the protein is encoded by the coding sequence ATGAACGCCACGAGCGCGTTGCCAATGATGGCGATTCCGTCTCCCATCAACGAGATCGTCGATCAGCTCGGCGCCAACGATCTCCCCTACACGATTCCGATTCACCCGAACCTGGTGCATTTCACGATCGGCTTGTTTGCGATCGGAATCGCTTTCGATTTCGCGGGTGCGTTCTATCCACTGGAAAAACGCGTGTTCCGGTTCCTGGCACTGCCGGTGACACGGACCGGGTTCCACGACGTTGGTTGGTACAACGTGCTGGCCTGCAGCGTGATCACCTTTTTTACGGTGGCCGCTGGCTTCTTTGAAATGCTTCTGGCCGTGCCGCTGCCAGGCATTCACAGCGTCATTGGCCAGAACGCCATCGACACCATGCTCTGGCATGCCATCGGAGGGGTGGCACTGCTGCTGATCATCGTGGCGATGACCATCTGGCGCGGATACCTGCGTTTCGTCTGGCGCAAAGACCTTGGTCGTCAGGTGACCTGGCTTTATCTGGCCTGTGGGGCAGTCATCCTTTTGGTGATGGGCGTTCATGGAAGTCTCGGTGCCTGGCTCGCCAGTGAGTTCGGTGTGCACATCACGGCGGATCAACTACTGGCAGCCGGAGCCGATCTCAAGGAGGCTCTGCCATGA
- a CDS encoding cytochrome c oxidase subunit II: MTSTRQSPKKGLPLRLLAVILVSTALDAAVSFQVSRWAYGWLPVPASTAAPYVDNLFSLEVGIGCFVFVGCVGFIIWSLLFSRAEKYDESDGLPIEGNTKLEVTWTVIPFVIVMALAFYSIHVNEKLASLGPKQKYDVALNQSPDAVATLDARRDIGPIEVIARQWSWEFVYPDGVRSSELHLPLNQRANFLLISEDVLHSFYIPAFRLKQDIIPGSVISYSITPTREGRFRLRDAMFSGAYFSKNQTDVIVESEEAYDSWLTKTAKRPLVQGLSPGTSLYEKRLKDGDRGWATVPPAPPPMVNDPGNPEAPHDA, translated from the coding sequence ATGACATCGACTCGCCAGAGCCCAAAGAAAGGCCTACCGCTCAGGCTGCTGGCCGTGATCCTGGTCTCGACCGCGCTGGATGCGGCGGTGAGCTTCCAGGTGTCGCGCTGGGCCTATGGCTGGCTTCCGGTTCCAGCATCCACGGCTGCGCCCTATGTCGACAATCTCTTCAGCCTCGAGGTCGGCATCGGCTGCTTCGTCTTTGTCGGCTGTGTGGGTTTCATTATCTGGTCGTTGTTATTCAGTCGGGCTGAGAAGTACGACGAGAGTGATGGTCTTCCGATTGAAGGCAACACCAAACTTGAAGTCACCTGGACGGTGATCCCTTTTGTCATCGTCATGGCCCTGGCCTTCTATTCCATCCACGTGAACGAAAAGCTGGCCTCGCTCGGGCCCAAGCAGAAGTACGACGTGGCTCTCAATCAGTCTCCCGATGCTGTCGCAACCCTGGACGCTCGTCGCGACATCGGACCGATCGAGGTGATTGCCAGGCAATGGTCCTGGGAATTCGTCTACCCCGATGGTGTGCGCAGTTCGGAACTGCATCTACCACTCAATCAGCGCGCCAACTTCCTGTTGATCTCCGAAGATGTTCTTCACAGCTTCTACATCCCAGCGTTTCGCCTGAAGCAGGACATCATTCCAGGAAGCGTGATCTCCTACAGCATCACGCCCACCCGTGAAGGTCGCTTCAGGCTGCGCGACGCCATGTTCAGCGGCGCTTACTTCTCCAAGAACCAGACAGACGTGATTGTCGAGTCGGAAGAGGCGTACGACTCCTGGCTGACCAAGACGGCCAAGCGTCCGCTGGTCCAGGGCCTCAGCCCAGGCACCTCTCTTTACGAAAAACGTCTCAAGGACGGCGACCGTGGATGGGCCACCGTTCCCCCCGCCCCTCCACCGATGGTCAACGACCCCGGCAACCCCGAAGCGCCCCACGACGCCTGA
- a CDS encoding cbb3-type cytochrome c oxidase subunit I, producing MTTTKYDPRVLKAPHPVPGAPDNWKRFFSFNTDAKVIGIQYIGLALFFLLVGGLLAMVMRGELITPPADLVDPSVYNGLYTMHGTVMLFLFLFPVLNGFNNLLIPTMIGAPDMAFPKLNAAAFWLVPVFAFVLLSSFFVPGGPASSGWWSYPPVSIQNPLGHLINGEFLWILAVAISGVSSIMGAINFVTTIIRMRAPGMGFFKMPVFVWTAWAAQTLQLIGLPALTGGAIMLLFDLSFGTSFFRPEGGGDPVLYQHFFWFYSHPAVYVMVLPVFGIFSELITVYSRKPLFGYKFVALASFIITFLGLIVWVHHMFYTGTPQWMRNLVMITTMLIAVPTGVKVFAWLGTLWGAKIRLTTPMLFVLGGLVNFIFGGITGVMLGTVPIDIHVGNTYFVVAHFHYIIFNTIGFGIFAGIYHWFPKFTGRMYYEGLGKIHFTLTFIGATLNWLPLHWAGLYGMPRRVASYDPEFALWNVIASIGAFMLGVASIPFILNIVSSWARGAKAPANPWRAIGLEWLLPSPPPAENFEDDIPTVISEPYGYGLGKPLVEDEEFYVRRSMEA from the coding sequence ATGACCACCACCAAATACGACCCCAGGGTGCTCAAGGCGCCCCACCCAGTCCCAGGCGCTCCCGACAACTGGAAGCGCTTCTTCAGCTTCAACACCGACGCGAAAGTGATCGGGATTCAGTACATCGGGCTGGCACTTTTCTTCCTGCTCGTGGGAGGCCTGCTGGCGATGGTCATGCGCGGTGAATTGATCACTCCGCCAGCGGATCTGGTCGACCCCAGTGTCTACAACGGGCTCTACACGATGCACGGAACGGTGATGCTGTTCCTGTTTCTGTTCCCGGTCCTGAACGGATTCAACAATCTGTTGATCCCCACCATGATCGGTGCCCCAGACATGGCCTTCCCCAAGCTGAACGCCGCTGCCTTCTGGCTGGTGCCAGTGTTTGCTTTCGTGCTGCTGAGCAGTTTCTTCGTCCCTGGAGGACCAGCTTCGTCGGGTTGGTGGTCCTATCCACCGGTGAGCATTCAGAACCCACTCGGTCACCTGATCAACGGCGAATTCCTCTGGATCCTGGCCGTTGCGATCTCCGGCGTGTCATCGATTATGGGTGCCATCAACTTCGTCACCACGATCATCCGCATGCGGGCACCAGGCATGGGCTTTTTCAAGATGCCCGTGTTCGTGTGGACAGCCTGGGCCGCACAGACCCTTCAGCTCATCGGTCTCCCGGCGCTGACGGGAGGCGCCATCATGCTGCTGTTTGATCTCAGTTTCGGAACCAGCTTCTTCCGGCCTGAAGGTGGAGGAGATCCAGTGCTTTACCAGCACTTTTTCTGGTTCTACTCACATCCTGCGGTCTACGTGATGGTTCTGCCGGTGTTCGGCATCTTTTCTGAGCTGATCACGGTTTATTCACGCAAACCTCTGTTCGGCTACAAGTTCGTGGCATTGGCCTCGTTCATCATCACCTTCCTGGGACTGATTGTCTGGGTGCATCACATGTTCTATACGGGAACTCCACAGTGGATGCGCAATCTGGTGATGATCACGACCATGCTGATCGCCGTTCCCACCGGCGTGAAGGTGTTCGCCTGGCTAGGAACACTCTGGGGAGCGAAGATCCGTCTCACCACTCCCATGTTGTTCGTTCTGGGTGGACTGGTGAATTTCATCTTCGGAGGCATCACCGGCGTCATGCTGGGCACGGTTCCGATCGACATCCATGTCGGCAACACCTATTTCGTTGTCGCCCATTTCCACTACATCATCTTCAACACCATTGGATTCGGAATCTTCGCCGGTATCTATCACTGGTTCCCCAAATTCACTGGCCGGATGTACTACGAAGGGCTGGGCAAAATCCACTTCACCCTTACATTCATTGGCGCAACCCTCAACTGGCTTCCGCTGCACTGGGCCGGCCTTTATGGCATGCCACGTCGCGTGGCCTCCTATGACCCGGAATTCGCCCTCTGGAATGTGATTGCCAGCATCGGGGCGTTCATGCTGGGGGTGGCCTCCATTCCCTTCATTCTCAATATCGTCAGCTCCTGGGCGAGGGGAGCGAAGGCCCCCGCCAATCCCTGGAGAGCCATTGGCCTGGAATGGTTGCTTCCCTCACCCCCTCCTGCAGAGAATTTCGAGGACGATATTCCCACTGTGATCAGTGAGCCCTATGGCTACGGCCTGGGCAAACCCCTTGTCGAAGACGAGGAGTTCTACGTCCGACGTTCCATGGAGGCCTGA
- a CDS encoding heme-copper oxidase subunit III, translating into MTSTNADLPLKHVPGHIKHDGHNLTGFIIFLCSESIIFLAFFVGYSLLKITSPEWLPEGVEGLETRMPLINTVILVSSSFVAYFAERYLHKENLWGFRAMWLLTMAMGSYFVYGQYVEWSELAFSLSSGVFGGTFYLLTGFHGLHVITGILLMGLMLARSFRPNNYAKGEMGVTAVSLFWHFVDVIWIILYLLIYVWQRTS; encoded by the coding sequence ATGACAAGCACCAATGCTGATCTACCGCTGAAGCATGTACCCGGACACATCAAGCACGACGGGCACAATCTCACGGGCTTCATCATTTTCCTCTGCTCAGAAAGCATTATCTTCCTGGCATTTTTTGTTGGGTATTCACTTCTGAAAATCACCAGTCCTGAATGGCTTCCTGAGGGTGTCGAAGGCCTTGAGACACGGATGCCTCTGATTAATACAGTCATTCTTGTGAGCTCCAGCTTTGTTGCCTATTTCGCAGAGCGCTATCTGCACAAGGAGAATCTCTGGGGTTTCCGGGCCATGTGGCTGCTCACAATGGCCATGGGCAGCTACTTCGTCTACGGGCAATATGTCGAATGGTCGGAGCTCGCATTCAGCTTGAGCAGTGGAGTTTTCGGGGGAACGTTCTATTTGCTGACCGGCTTTCATGGCCTTCATGTGATCACGGGAATCCTACTGATGGGGCTGATGCTGGCGCGTTCCTTCCGCCCCAATAACTACGCCAAGGGAGAGATGGGTGTCACAGCAGTGAGCCTGTTCTGGCATTTTGTGGATGTGATCTGGATCATCCTTTATCTCCTGATTTATGTGTGGCAGCGAACCAGCTGA
- a CDS encoding GMC oxidoreductase — protein sequence MIIDDSHYDIIIIGSGAGGGTLAGYLSREGRSVLLLERGEAVEAGWQKRPRVKDELWFGPDGDPFSPQTFYALGGNTKIWGAVLERMREKDFTDLPLQEGVSPAWPFDYSHLAPYYDQAEAVYRVHGKAGVDPTEPTRSRGFDQSPRPVMPFLEELREGLLRQGCQPYDLPLSWSDNEESPVGDAELCGLATADTGNLEIRYKAKALRLHVSPSGREVKKVEADVNGEIWLFSANLFVLAAGAINTPAILLRSGNERHPRGLSNKSDQVGRNLMNVQITSILQRSAAPNSGLYARSYGVNDYYWGDKNVSFPLGHIQAAGGVLQDALFAESPPVLSLVSKLIPNFGIKRLASRTVAWWAMTEVLPDQENKVWLNKEQIRINYLHNNREAHDRLVYRWIDTLKAVEADPGTKVVTSEPVHPRGEAPLSVVGFACGTCRMGEDPVASVVDATGKCHELDNVYIADSSVFPSCPSVGPGLTTIALALRMADTLHKRLQN from the coding sequence ATGATCATCGACGACAGCCATTACGACATCATCATCATCGGGAGTGGTGCGGGGGGAGGCACTCTGGCGGGGTACCTCAGCCGCGAAGGCCGCAGTGTGCTTCTGCTCGAGCGGGGAGAAGCCGTGGAAGCCGGGTGGCAGAAGCGTCCGCGTGTCAAGGATGAACTTTGGTTTGGGCCCGATGGGGATCCCTTTTCACCTCAGACTTTTTACGCCCTTGGCGGAAACACCAAAATCTGGGGCGCCGTGCTCGAGCGCATGCGCGAAAAGGATTTCACCGACCTGCCTTTGCAGGAGGGAGTTTCGCCCGCATGGCCCTTCGATTACAGCCATCTGGCGCCTTACTACGACCAGGCTGAGGCGGTTTATCGGGTTCATGGCAAAGCTGGCGTCGATCCCACAGAACCAACACGCAGCAGAGGCTTTGACCAATCACCGCGCCCGGTGATGCCATTCCTGGAAGAGCTGCGGGAAGGGCTGCTGCGCCAGGGTTGTCAACCCTATGACCTCCCTCTCAGTTGGTCAGACAATGAAGAAAGTCCGGTTGGTGATGCGGAGCTCTGTGGACTAGCGACTGCCGACACCGGCAATCTGGAGATCCGCTACAAAGCAAAAGCTCTCAGGCTGCATGTGAGTCCCAGCGGACGGGAGGTGAAGAAGGTTGAGGCGGATGTAAACGGCGAGATCTGGTTGTTTTCCGCCAATCTGTTCGTGCTGGCTGCCGGTGCGATCAACACACCGGCCATCCTGCTGCGATCCGGCAATGAACGTCACCCCCGCGGTCTGAGTAACAAGTCGGACCAGGTAGGCAGAAACCTGATGAACGTTCAGATCACCTCGATCCTGCAGCGTTCCGCGGCACCCAACAGCGGTCTCTATGCACGGTCTTACGGAGTGAACGACTACTACTGGGGAGACAAAAATGTGAGCTTCCCATTGGGACACATTCAGGCAGCTGGAGGTGTGCTTCAGGATGCACTGTTTGCTGAGTCACCACCTGTCCTCTCTCTGGTCAGCAAACTGATCCCCAATTTCGGGATCAAGCGGCTTGCTTCCCGCACAGTGGCCTGGTGGGCCATGACAGAAGTGCTTCCCGATCAGGAGAACAAGGTCTGGCTTAACAAGGAACAGATCCGCATCAATTATCTGCACAACAATCGCGAAGCCCATGACCGACTGGTTTATCGATGGATCGATACGCTCAAAGCCGTGGAAGCCGATCCGGGAACCAAGGTGGTGACCTCAGAGCCGGTTCATCCTCGCGGAGAAGCTCCTCTCAGTGTGGTGGGTTTTGCATGCGGCACCTGCCGCATGGGAGAGGATCCAGTCGCATCGGTGGTGGATGCAACAGGAAAGTGCCATGAACTCGACAACGTCTACATCGCCGACAGCAGCGTGTTCCCAAGTTGCCCAAGCGTGGGGCCTGGTCTCACCACCATCGCCCTCGCCCTGCGAATGGCAGACACTCTCCACAAGAGACTTCAGAACTGA